From Elephas maximus indicus isolate mEleMax1 chromosome 1, mEleMax1 primary haplotype, whole genome shotgun sequence, a single genomic window includes:
- the C1H6orf120 gene encoding UPF0669 protein C6orf120 homolog, producing MAARWGQALLLLLAAQAAWAALGAEDDEVPEEWLLLHVVQGQIGAGNYSYLRLNHEGKIVLRMRSLRGDADLYVSDRTLHPSFDDYELQSATCGPDSVSVPAHFQRPVGIGIYGHPSHLESEFEMKVYYDRTLEAHPLAESSYSPEGADPAQRRAQAPEDAPREEESVLWTLLISILKLVLEILF from the coding sequence ATGGCGGCGCGCTGGGGGCAGGCGCTGCTGCTGCTCTTGGCTGCCCAGGCCGCGTGGGCCGCGCTGGGCGCTGAGGACGATGAGGTCCCGGAGGAGTGGCTCCTGCTGCACGTGGTGCAGGGTCAGATCGGCGCCGGCAACTACAGCTACCTGAGGCTCAACCACGAGGGCAAGATCGTGCTCCGCATGCGGAGCCTGCGCGGCGACGCCGACCTGTACGTGTCCGACCGCACCCTGCACCCCAGCTTCGACGATTACGAGCTGCAGTCGGCCACCTGCGGCCCGGACTCGGTGTCCGTCCCCGCGCACTTCCAGCGCCCCGTGGGCATCGGTATCTACGGGCACCCGTCGCACCTGGAGAGCGAGTTCGAGATGAAGGTGTACTACGACCGGACGCTGGAGGCGCACCCGTTGGCGGAGAGCTCCTACTCCCCGGAGGGCGCTGACCCGGCCCAGCGGCGCGCCCAGGCCCCCGAAGACGCACCCCGGGAGGAGGAGTCCGTTCTCTGGACCCTACTCATCAGCATTCTGAAGCTGGTCCTTGAAATCCTCTTCTGA